The stretch of DNA CCCGTCTCATCGAAGACCGAGAGGCGCGCGCGCTCGAACTCGCAGAGCGTCTGCCGAACACCACGGTCATGGAGTCAGACCCGACTGACATCGAGTTTCTCACCCGTGAGATGGTTGGACAGGCAGACATCGTCATCGCGGGCCTCGAATCCGACGAGCGCAACCTGCTCGCCTCGCTGCTCGCAAAGCGCCTCGGGGCAAAACGCACCGTCGCCATCGTCGATGCCGGCGAGTACGTCGACCTGTTCGAGGCCGTTGGCGTGGACGTGGCCGTAAATCCCCGTGAGGCAACTGCAGAGGAGATTACGCGCTTTACCCGCGACGAACAAGCAGAGAACGTCGCACTCATCGAATCAGACCGCGCCGAGGTGCTCGAATTCGAAATCGACGCAGACAGCATCCTCGCGGGCCGCCCGATTCAACAGTCGGTCGCAGACCTCCCCGAGGGCGTCGTCATCGGCGCGGTGACGCGCGACAACCGCATGATTACCCCCCGTGGTGACACCGTCATCGAGGTGAACGACCACGTTGTCCTGTTCGTTGACCACGACGCAATCGACGCGGTGACCGCGAGCGTATGAAACGGCGCGTAAACTGGTGGACGAGTGTCAGTCTGACCGGCACCGTCATCAAATATCTCTCCGTTGCGCTGTTGCTACCGCTGTTCGTCGCGCTCGTAGACGGAGAGGGCGTCATGACGTTCGTGGCAACCATCGCCATCACGCTCACCGTTGGCGTGGCCCTAGAACGCTTCGAACGCGACGACGAACTGGGCTTTCGTGAAGGCTTCCTGATGGTCGCACTGACGTGGTTCGGCGTCGCCGTCATCGGGACGATTCCGTACCTCATCGCGGGCTACGGCACCGAATCCATGCTCGCAAATCCCGTGAACGCGCTGTTCGAGTCGATGAGCGGGTTTACCACCACAGGCGCGACGGTGATGGGCGACTTCACCATCCACTCGCGCGCCATCCTCATCTGGCGACAGTTGACCCAGTGGCTCGGCGGCATGGGCATCGTCGTCCTCGCCGTGGCAATCTTGCCCGAGCTGTCTGTGGGGGGCGCACAGCTTATGGACGCAGAAGCGCCCGGCCCCGGCCTCGAAAAGCTCACCCCGCGTATCGCAGAGACGGCGCGGGCGCTCTGGGGGGCGTATCTCGGCTTCACCATCCTCCAAATCGTGTTGCTCTACGGGCTGCATCTCGGCGGGATGGCCCCGAACATGGACGTTTACAACGCCGTTGCCCACGCGCTCACGACGATGCCGACGGGCGGGTTCTCCCCGGAAGCCCGGAGCATCGAAGCGTTCTCTGCGGCCGTCCAGTGGGTCATCATCCCGTTCATGGTCGTCGCCGGGACGAACTTTGCGCTGTTCTGGCACGTCCTCACCGGC from Haladaptatus sp. ZSTT2 encodes:
- a CDS encoding TrkH family potassium uptake protein encodes the protein MKRRVNWWTSVSLTGTVIKYLSVALLLPLFVALVDGEGVMTFVATIAITLTVGVALERFERDDELGFREGFLMVALTWFGVAVIGTIPYLIAGYGTESMLANPVNALFESMSGFTTTGATVMGDFTIHSRAILIWRQLTQWLGGMGIVVLAVAILPELSVGGAQLMDAEAPGPGLEKLTPRIAETARALWGAYLGFTILQIVLLYGLHLGGMAPNMDVYNAVAHALTTMPTGGFSPEARSIEAFSAAVQWVIIPFMVVAGTNFALFWHVLTGESEQLFEDSEFRAYLGAMAVLSAVIAGLLFTGAGLGAIAGQVPPIIGESEDALRHATFQVTSIMTTTGYASMDFNTWSAPTQYLLLFAMFIGGSAGSTGGAVKVVRWLVILKSLRRELFTTVHPEAISPVRLGGRTVDERAIRGIYAFTLLYVLIFFFGVLFVLVDMTRIQDSLSVLEVMSAVAATLGNVGPGFGAAGPMNNYLVFTQESKLLMVFLMWVGRLEIFPVFVLLTSAYWRS